From a single Flavobacterium sp. genomic region:
- a CDS encoding OmpA family protein, producing the protein MKFVFSIVFFWLGYFSFSQDQVAFYFDNNKFELNKTEAAKFQKWISENTTSKILSITGSTDEVGTSGFNDTLSKKRVSHIFNQIKGKVNIRPDFKSISLGEKGATSKNKAENRKAIIHFLLEKDLAKENEILGIKEIEPEVIIPEDATLAEKVKLSKVGMKITLNNINFYQNTFATMPESQGTLYDLLFIMQNNPELKIEIQGHICCIDKDYRNLSLDRAKQIKRFLVYNGIQDYRVKTKGFGVTQPIHPIPEATPEQAAENRRVEIEILSKTR; encoded by the coding sequence ATGAAATTTGTATTTTCAATAGTTTTTTTCTGGTTAGGATATTTTTCTTTTTCGCAAGATCAAGTTGCATTTTATTTTGACAATAATAAATTTGAATTGAATAAAACGGAAGCTGCTAAATTTCAAAAATGGATTTCAGAGAATACAACTTCTAAAATTCTTTCCATTACTGGTTCTACGGACGAAGTAGGTACTTCAGGATTTAACGATACGTTATCGAAAAAAAGAGTAAGTCATATTTTTAACCAAATTAAAGGAAAGGTAAATATAAGACCCGATTTTAAAAGCATTTCTTTAGGGGAAAAGGGAGCTACTTCTAAAAACAAAGCTGAAAACAGAAAAGCGATAATTCATTTTTTGTTAGAAAAAGATTTAGCAAAAGAAAATGAAATTTTAGGTATTAAAGAAATTGAACCAGAAGTTATAATTCCAGAAGATGCTACTTTAGCAGAAAAAGTCAAGTTGTCAAAAGTTGGGATGAAAATCACTTTGAATAATATCAATTTTTATCAAAATACATTTGCAACTATGCCCGAATCGCAAGGAACTTTGTATGATTTATTATTTATCATGCAAAATAATCCCGAGTTAAAAATCGAAATTCAAGGTCATATTTGTTGTATTGATAAAGATTACCGAAATTTGTCACTTGATCGTGCAAAACAAATTAAGCGTTTTCTCGTTTATAATGGAATACAAGATTATCGTGTTAAAACGAAAGGTTTTGGTGTGACACAACCGATACATCCTATTCCTGAAGCAACGCCAGAGCAAGCAGCAGAAAACAGAAGAGTGGAAATTGAAATTTTAAGTAAAACAAGATGA